The following are encoded together in the Chlorocebus sabaeus isolate Y175 chromosome 12, mChlSab1.0.hap1, whole genome shotgun sequence genome:
- the LOC140712987 gene encoding protein FAM90A5-like, translated as MPVQTTNKRPRVDRAQTDGSATKMSDTVSILASLSPLRKASLSSSSSLRPKERQTGAVADIPQPGVRQQGPEPLVVRKPTHSRPQGGRREVPQAASKPHGLIRVISPQAQDKRPAVTSQPCPPADTHSLGLGSNLSFRPGAKRPAQAPTQACLNFPKKPRMGPFQMPENAIQGGELGAPEILQPPPAATELRPSPSPQMSRRTPAQVPSSDRQPPHSRPCLPTAQACTTSHHPAASHDGAQPLRMLFRRLENGWWSSSLLTAPSFPSPEKPEAFLVHSRHVSEKSEAPCVPVPLSVLYEDLQVSSSSEDSDSDLE; from the coding sequence ATGCCGGTCCAAACAACTAATAAGAGGCCACGCGTGGACCGTGCCCAAACTGATGGCTCAGCTACCAAAATGTCTGACACGGTATCCATCTTGGCTTCACTGTCTCCCCTCAGAAAAGCCAGTCTGAGCTCCTCGTCAAGTCTCCGACCAAAGGAACGACAGACAGGGGCTGTGGCCGACATCCCTCAGCCTGGAGTCAGGCAGCAGGGCCCGGAGCCTCTCGTCGTGAGGAAGCCGACACACAGCAGGCCTCAGGGTGGCCGCCGAGAAGTTCCCCAGGCTGCCTCCAAGCCCCACGGCCTGATCCGGGTCATCAGCCCCCAGGCACAAGACAAACGTCCTGCGGTGAcctcacagccctgcccaccagcCGACACACACAGCTTGGGCCTCGGCTCCAATCTCAGTTTCAGGCCAGGAGCCAAGAGACCTGCCCAGGCTCCGACTCAGGCTTGCCTGAACTTCCCCAAGAAACCGAGAATGGGTCCCTTCCAGATGCCCGAAAATGCCATCCAGGGAGGTGAGCTGGGGGCCCCGGAGATTCTCCAACCTCCGCCAGCTGCAACCGAACTCAGACCGAGTCCGTCGCCCCAGATGAGCAGGAGGACACCCGCCCAGGTGCCCAGCAGCGACCGGCAGCCTCCGCACAGCAGACCTTGCCTGCCTACTGCCCAGGCCTGCACCACGTCCCATCACCCAGCGGCCAGCCACGATGGGGCCCAGCCTCTCAGAATGCTCTTCCGGAGACTGGAAAACGGATGGTGGAGCTCCAGCCTCCTGACAGCTCCCTCGTTTCCCTCTCCTGAGAAGCCGGAAGCCTTCCTCGTTCACAGCCGTCATGTCTCAGAGAAGTCTGAGGCTCCCTGTGTTCCTGTCCCCCTGAGTGTCCTCTATGAGGACCTTCAGGtttcctcctcctcagaggaCAGCGATTCTGACCTGGAGTGA